One genomic region from Solwaraspora sp. WMMD792 encodes:
- a CDS encoding bifunctional 3'-5' exonuclease/DNA polymerase — MLVAVAAGPGGGGARRLLHADGRPAGPVEAVPDLASDADRPPPSQHPAAGPSPSQPPAARPVPEPRWLWATTAAIYPALLRAGVRIERCHDVELTEALLLGYDGRWGEPRSLAAAYARLTGAPVPPDPPAPGAAPPGHGQAALFDDVPAPATVADPIDALTRVYADQQRRIAGTARPDRFRLLVAAESAGALVAAEMGAAGLPLRADLHDALLTELLGAPSPVGGPPRRLAELAGRIAAAFGVRQLHADSPAEVLRAFARVGISLPNTRAWVLRGVDHPAVPLLIEYKELHRIWTAHGWAWRQAWVRDGRFRPEYVPGGVVSGRWATRGGGALQIPKAVRRAVVADPGWCFVVADAAQLEPRVLAAMSGDRRLAAAGGAGDLYAALARDSFGGDRARAKVALLGAMYGQTGGAAVPALAVLRRSYPVAFEYLESAARTGETGGLVRSWLGRTCPPSDVGTPARGRFTRNFVAQATAAEWALILLATVRQAIAGTAAELVFFQHDEVVVHCPATQAAAVAAAVRECAGRATTVLFGDTPVRVPLEVSTVTCYADAT, encoded by the coding sequence GTGCTGGTGGCGGTGGCGGCGGGTCCGGGCGGCGGTGGCGCGCGGCGGCTGCTGCACGCCGACGGGCGGCCCGCCGGCCCGGTCGAGGCCGTGCCCGACCTGGCGTCGGATGCCGACCGGCCACCACCGTCGCAGCATCCGGCGGCCGGGCCGTCACCATCGCAGCCACCGGCGGCGCGTCCGGTGCCCGAGCCGCGCTGGCTGTGGGCGACCACCGCGGCGATCTACCCGGCCCTGCTGCGGGCCGGCGTGCGGATCGAGCGGTGCCACGACGTCGAGCTGACCGAGGCGCTGCTGCTCGGCTACGACGGACGCTGGGGCGAGCCGCGGTCGCTCGCCGCCGCGTACGCCCGGCTGACCGGCGCGCCGGTGCCACCCGACCCGCCCGCGCCGGGTGCCGCGCCACCCGGGCATGGCCAGGCCGCGCTGTTCGACGACGTGCCGGCCCCGGCGACGGTCGCCGACCCGATCGACGCACTCACCCGGGTGTACGCCGACCAGCAGCGCCGCATCGCGGGTACCGCCCGCCCGGACCGGTTCCGACTGCTGGTCGCCGCCGAGTCGGCCGGTGCGCTGGTCGCCGCCGAGATGGGTGCCGCCGGGCTGCCGTTACGGGCCGACCTGCACGACGCGCTGCTCACCGAGCTGCTCGGCGCACCGTCGCCGGTCGGTGGGCCGCCGCGCCGGCTGGCCGAGCTCGCCGGTCGGATCGCCGCCGCGTTCGGGGTCCGGCAGCTGCACGCCGACTCACCGGCAGAGGTGCTGCGGGCCTTCGCCCGGGTCGGGATCAGCCTGCCGAACACCCGGGCCTGGGTGCTGCGCGGCGTGGACCATCCGGCCGTTCCGCTGCTCATCGAGTACAAGGAACTGCACCGGATCTGGACCGCGCACGGCTGGGCGTGGCGGCAGGCCTGGGTCCGCGACGGCCGGTTCCGCCCCGAGTACGTGCCGGGCGGGGTGGTGTCCGGCCGGTGGGCCACCCGGGGCGGCGGGGCGTTGCAGATCCCCAAGGCGGTCCGCCGGGCGGTGGTCGCCGATCCCGGCTGGTGTTTCGTGGTGGCCGACGCCGCGCAGCTGGAGCCACGGGTGCTCGCCGCGATGTCCGGTGACCGCCGGCTGGCCGCCGCCGGCGGCGCCGGTGACCTGTACGCCGCGCTGGCCCGCGACTCGTTCGGCGGTGACCGGGCCCGGGCGAAGGTCGCGCTGCTCGGCGCCATGTACGGGCAGACCGGCGGCGCCGCCGTGCCGGCCCTCGCCGTGCTGCGCCGCAGCTACCCGGTCGCGTTCGAGTACCTGGAGTCGGCGGCCCGGACCGGGGAGACCGGTGGCCTGGTGCGCTCCTGGCTCGGCCGGACCTGTCCACCGTCCGACGTCGGCACCCCGGCCCGGGGGCGGTTCACCCGCAACTTCGTCGCCCAGGCGACCGCCGCCGAGTGGGCGCTGATCCTGCTGGCCACCGTCCGTCAGGCGATCGCCGGCACCGCCGCCGAGCTGGTCTTCTTCCAACACGACGAGGTGGTGGTGCACTGCCCGGCGACGCAGGCGGCGGCGGTCGCCGCCGCCGTGCGGGAGTGCGCCGGTCGGGCCACCACGGTGCTGTTCGGCGACACCCCGGTCCGGGTGCCGCTCGAGGTGTCCACCGTCACCTGCTACGCGGACGCCACCTGA
- a CDS encoding flagellar protein FlhE → MKALRRTLVAFSAIIAVMLPANAAEAAVSNYMRNPIGGVLYQTNWWYASSTVSGTAPTGALITTVHWSYSLSNHSGVEAYLCIPVGCSKLTGASGVTTAFVGQPASQSWTFYFAVPASTTYLLSPPRTGGAHMVDVTYVY, encoded by the coding sequence ATGAAAGCACTACGCCGTACCCTCGTCGCGTTCAGCGCAATCATCGCCGTCATGTTGCCGGCGAATGCCGCCGAGGCGGCGGTGAGCAACTACATGCGCAATCCGATCGGCGGGGTTCTGTACCAGACGAACTGGTGGTATGCCAGCAGCACGGTGTCCGGCACCGCGCCGACCGGCGCGCTGATCACCACCGTGCACTGGTCGTACAGCCTGAGCAACCACTCAGGGGTCGAGGCGTACCTGTGTATCCCGGTCGGCTGCTCGAAGCTGACCGGAGCGTCCGGCGTCACCACCGCGTTCGTCGGCCAGCCCGCGTCGCAGAGCTGGACGTTCTACTTCGCGGTGCCCGCGTCGACCACCTATCTGTTGTCGCCGCCGCGCACCGGGGGCGCGCACATGGTCGACGTCACCTACGTGTACTGA
- a CDS encoding carbohydrate ABC transporter permease translates to MVVLPLLWVIMSSFKDDAQIIREPLSLIPDELHWENFARAWVDGGIGDFFVNTILIVGGGVFLTMLLGSMAAYVLARYEFPGNRVIYYMFLSGLTLPVFMAAVPLYKGVYNTGVFIPLLGPNSHVMLILVYVAWSLAFTVFFMHSFFKTLPTTVAEAAMVDGASHSTLFFRVMLPMAKPGLISIGIFNVIGQWNQWYLPYLLMQPNGGEAKNQVIAQGLIDLSVNQGYKSDWSGLFAGVTMAMLPVLLVYIVFQRQVQSGLTGSVSK, encoded by the coding sequence ATGGTGGTGCTGCCGCTGCTGTGGGTGATCATGTCGTCGTTCAAGGACGACGCACAGATCATCCGGGAGCCGCTGTCACTGATCCCGGACGAGCTGCACTGGGAGAACTTCGCCCGGGCCTGGGTCGACGGCGGCATCGGCGATTTCTTCGTCAACACCATCCTCATCGTCGGCGGCGGGGTCTTCCTGACCATGCTGCTCGGCTCGATGGCCGCCTACGTGCTGGCCCGCTACGAGTTCCCCGGCAACCGGGTCATCTACTACATGTTCCTGTCCGGGCTGACCCTGCCGGTGTTCATGGCCGCGGTGCCGCTGTACAAGGGCGTCTACAACACCGGCGTGTTCATCCCGCTGCTCGGCCCGAACAGCCACGTGATGCTGATCCTCGTCTACGTGGCCTGGTCGCTGGCGTTCACGGTCTTCTTCATGCATTCGTTTTTCAAGACGCTGCCGACCACGGTCGCCGAGGCGGCGATGGTGGACGGCGCGTCGCACAGCACGCTGTTCTTCCGGGTGATGCTGCCGATGGCGAAACCCGGGCTGATCAGCATCGGGATCTTCAACGTGATCGGCCAGTGGAACCAGTGGTACCTGCCGTACCTGCTGATGCAGCCCAACGGCGGTGAGGCGAAGAACCAGGTGATCGCCCAGGGGCTGATCGACCTGTCGGTGAACCAGGGCTACAAGTCCGACTGGTCGGGACTGTTCGCCGGGGTGACCATGGCGATGCTGCCGGTGCTGCTGGTCTACATCGTCTTCCAGCGGCAGGTGCAGTCCGGCCTCACCGGCAGCGTCTCCAAGTAG
- a CDS encoding sugar ABC transporter permease translates to MQHGKARFVTGFLALPVALYVFYVVWPYAQAAGYSLTNWGGYSDTQEFVGLANYVQMFGDELIRTAFWHNVFFLVTLPLFTIALALFLAFLLNVGGRGDRAGVRGVRGSGVYKVIFFFPQVLSLVLVAIMWGAIYRGDSQGLLNGILIRIGLVDAEQPLKFVSDPTPFLGVPAVLWWLLLIAVWGGVGFYMVLFSAAMQSIPKDIFEAAMLDGASRVTSFLRITLPLLRDSISVAWVYLGFIALDMYALVFVMTPNQGGPDHASEVFASVINFTAFNKGQFGYACAIGVALAIFTLLLAAVQLRITRRERIEF, encoded by the coding sequence ATGCAGCACGGAAAGGCCCGGTTCGTGACGGGCTTCCTGGCACTGCCGGTGGCGCTGTACGTGTTCTACGTCGTCTGGCCGTACGCCCAGGCGGCCGGCTACTCGCTGACCAACTGGGGCGGCTACTCCGACACCCAGGAGTTCGTCGGGCTGGCCAACTACGTCCAGATGTTCGGCGACGAACTGATCCGTACGGCGTTCTGGCACAACGTCTTCTTCCTGGTCACCCTGCCGCTGTTCACCATCGCGCTGGCCCTGTTCCTCGCCTTCCTGCTCAACGTGGGAGGGCGCGGGGACAGGGCCGGCGTGCGGGGCGTACGCGGCTCCGGCGTCTACAAGGTGATCTTCTTCTTCCCACAGGTGCTGTCCCTGGTGCTGGTCGCCATCATGTGGGGTGCCATCTACCGGGGCGACAGCCAGGGGCTGCTCAACGGCATCCTGATCAGGATCGGTCTGGTCGACGCGGAGCAGCCGCTGAAGTTCGTCTCCGACCCGACGCCGTTCCTCGGCGTACCGGCGGTGCTGTGGTGGCTGCTGCTGATCGCCGTCTGGGGCGGGGTCGGCTTCTACATGGTGCTGTTCTCCGCCGCCATGCAGTCGATCCCGAAGGACATCTTCGAGGCGGCGATGCTCGACGGGGCCAGCCGGGTGACCAGCTTCCTGCGGATCACCCTGCCGCTGCTGCGCGACAGCATCTCGGTCGCCTGGGTCTACCTCGGCTTCATCGCCCTGGACATGTACGCGCTGGTCTTCGTGATGACCCCCAACCAGGGCGGCCCCGACCACGCCAGTGAGGTCTTCGCGTCGGTCATCAACTTCACCGCCTTCAACAAGGGCCAGTTCGGCTACGCCTGCGCGATCGGGGTCGCGCTGGCCATCTTCACGCTGCTGCTCGCTGCGGTGCAGTTGCGGATCACCCGCCGTGAGCGGATCGAATTCTAG
- the ngcE gene encoding N-acetylglucosamine/diacetylchitobiose ABC transporter substrate-binding protein, whose translation MSIYPDSVRIPSAVAGASVRRRTLLRRAAAAGLLAGPAAGLLSACAGSDPGTGTETGTKSADNPFGVADDSSVDVVVFNGGLGDEYPEFDKTLFVAKHDSVTVNLSSTQKIKTEQQPKFSTTPADLINNSGADLMAIDTLINEGALTELTPLLDAPSWDDPAVKVRDTLLPGTVDDGTFDGEFFQLNYAYTVFGLWFDQALFDRNGWAVPTSFDEFFTLAPKIKAAGVAPFAFAGKYPYYMRWPIMTWIWLAGGRQAVVDIDNLKAGAWQTDAVTAAMSAVEKMVADGYTLTGSDTLTHTESQQAWLDGKAAFLPCGTWLENEMRATIPGGFQMKIAPVWSVGADDAAPYGTVQAGSGEGWIVPKKAANAPGGMEFLRAMLSKEGAGKFAELTSSLASVKGSGDNVTTSTALTSANELMSNAPGDLVSFRHPDWYADLDKVEQNAIGELMAGRMTAKEFQDTLQQAADEIAADDAVNKFTRS comes from the coding sequence ATGTCGATCTACCCCGACTCCGTGCGGATCCCGTCCGCCGTCGCCGGCGCCTCGGTGCGCCGGCGGACCCTGCTGCGCCGCGCGGCCGCCGCCGGGCTGCTGGCCGGTCCGGCGGCCGGCCTGCTCTCCGCCTGCGCCGGCAGCGACCCCGGCACGGGTACGGAGACCGGCACCAAGAGCGCCGACAACCCGTTCGGTGTCGCCGACGACAGCAGCGTCGACGTCGTCGTGTTCAACGGCGGCCTCGGCGACGAGTACCCCGAGTTCGACAAGACGCTGTTCGTGGCCAAGCACGACAGCGTCACCGTCAACCTCAGCTCCACCCAGAAGATCAAGACCGAGCAGCAGCCGAAGTTCTCCACCACCCCGGCCGACCTGATCAACAACTCGGGTGCCGACCTGATGGCGATCGACACCCTGATCAACGAGGGCGCGCTGACCGAGCTGACCCCGCTGCTGGACGCGCCGAGCTGGGACGACCCGGCCGTCAAGGTCCGCGACACGCTGCTGCCCGGCACCGTCGACGACGGTACGTTCGACGGCGAGTTTTTCCAGCTCAACTACGCGTACACGGTGTTCGGTCTGTGGTTCGACCAGGCGTTGTTCGACCGCAACGGGTGGGCGGTGCCGACCAGCTTCGACGAGTTCTTCACCCTCGCCCCGAAGATCAAGGCGGCCGGTGTCGCGCCGTTCGCCTTCGCCGGCAAGTACCCGTACTACATGCGCTGGCCGATCATGACCTGGATCTGGCTGGCCGGTGGCCGGCAGGCGGTCGTCGACATCGACAACCTGAAGGCGGGTGCCTGGCAGACCGACGCGGTCACCGCCGCGATGAGCGCCGTCGAGAAGATGGTCGCCGACGGCTACACCCTCACCGGCAGCGACACCCTGACCCACACCGAGTCGCAGCAGGCCTGGCTGGACGGCAAGGCGGCGTTCCTGCCCTGCGGCACCTGGCTGGAGAACGAGATGCGGGCCACCATCCCGGGCGGCTTCCAGATGAAGATCGCCCCGGTGTGGAGCGTCGGCGCCGACGACGCTGCCCCGTACGGCACCGTGCAGGCCGGCTCCGGCGAGGGCTGGATCGTGCCGAAGAAGGCCGCCAACGCCCCCGGCGGCATGGAGTTCCTGCGGGCCATGCTCTCCAAGGAGGGCGCCGGCAAGTTCGCCGAACTGACCAGCTCGCTCGCCTCGGTCAAGGGCTCCGGCGACAACGTCACCACCTCCACCGCGCTGACCTCTGCCAACGAGCTGATGAGCAACGCCCCCGGCGACCTGGTCTCGTTCCGTCACCCCGACTGGTACGCCGACCTGGACAAGGTGGAGCAGAACGCGATCGGCGAGCTGATGGCCGGCCGGATGACCGCCAAGGAGTTCCAGGACACCCTGCAGCAGGCGGCCGACGAGATCGCGGCGGACGACGCGGTGAACAAGTTCACCCGGTCCTGA
- a CDS encoding MurR/RpiR family transcriptional regulator → MADSEVEIPAGTAVVDAPGPADTVLARIRLTEFTGALRRVADQVLTDPAAAARATIVELAERSGTSPATVTRFCRALGFDGYADLRLGIAAETGRARAAGWTVDIGREIQPGDPLDRVLGQIMAADTQAMHDTAALLDLSQVEQAADAVAAASRVNIFGASGSALVGEEMQFSLHRIGVPAWAWTDLHNGLASAALMRDGDVALGISHTGQTRETIEMVAEAGSHGATTVALTSFPRSTLADLADIVLLTAPQATTFRPDALSARHPQLVVLDLLYVAVAQRTHDRAHAAFRRTARAVDGHKAIDRITIRPAENPS, encoded by the coding sequence ATGGCTGACAGCGAGGTGGAGATCCCCGCGGGGACCGCGGTGGTCGACGCCCCGGGGCCGGCCGACACGGTGCTCGCCCGGATCCGGCTCACCGAGTTCACCGGTGCGCTGCGCCGGGTCGCCGACCAGGTGCTCACCGACCCGGCCGCGGCCGCCCGCGCCACCATCGTCGAGCTGGCCGAACGCAGCGGTACGTCACCGGCGACGGTCACCCGGTTCTGCCGGGCGCTCGGCTTCGACGGCTACGCCGACCTGCGGCTCGGCATCGCCGCCGAGACCGGCCGGGCCCGCGCCGCCGGCTGGACCGTCGACATCGGCCGGGAGATCCAGCCCGGTGACCCGCTCGACCGGGTGCTCGGCCAGATCATGGCCGCCGACACCCAGGCCATGCACGACACCGCCGCCCTGCTCGACCTCAGCCAGGTCGAGCAGGCCGCCGACGCGGTCGCCGCCGCCAGCCGGGTCAACATCTTCGGCGCCAGCGGCAGCGCGCTGGTCGGCGAGGAGATGCAGTTCAGCCTGCACCGTATCGGCGTACCGGCCTGGGCCTGGACCGACCTGCACAACGGTCTGGCCAGCGCGGCGCTGATGCGCGACGGCGATGTGGCCCTCGGTATCTCGCACACCGGCCAGACCCGGGAGACCATCGAGATGGTCGCCGAGGCCGGCAGCCACGGCGCGACCACCGTCGCGCTGACCAGTTTCCCCCGCTCCACCCTGGCCGACCTGGCCGACATCGTCCTGCTCACCGCCCCCCAGGCGACCACCTTCCGGCCGGACGCGCTCTCCGCCCGGCACCCGCAGCTCGTCGTCCTCGACCTGCTCTACGTCGCCGTCGCGCAACGGACCCACGACCGCGCGCACGCGGCGTTCCGCCGCACCGCCCGAGCCGTCGACGGTCACAAGGCCATCGACCGGATCACCATCCGCCCCGCCGAAAATCCCAGCTGA
- a CDS encoding alpha/beta fold hydrolase, translating to MAHARLWFGQYELDLEHRQLRHRGQQILLEPRAVELLCHLAAHRDRLVTRQELLNTLWSGQHVTESVFASALRAVRHSVRETGGHQEIIRTVHRRGYQFVADVTPVAEPKDYDTVRFCRTRDGIRLAYTVTGAGPPLISTANWLTHLGLDRRDPMWIHWYRDLMRESRRGLRYDERGCGLSDWCPPSASPQVWVEDLDTVADAAGYDTFAIIGTAQAAATAIAYAALRPDRVTRMVLISSHARGRQARARTDLDRRVADVDLDLATVAWQSADPSFLRAYAAQFLPNAAPAELDAYIAFTRRTTSLENLVRFFQMITTMDVFPLAGQVRCPTLILHARNDPRVPASNATELAALIDDSRLVLLDSANHLFTATEPAWAELIRHVDDFLDD from the coding sequence GTGGCACACGCACGACTCTGGTTCGGCCAGTACGAGTTGGACCTGGAACACCGGCAACTACGCCACCGGGGCCAGCAGATCCTGCTGGAGCCGCGAGCCGTCGAGTTGCTGTGCCACCTCGCCGCTCACCGGGACCGGCTGGTCACCAGGCAGGAACTGCTGAACACCCTCTGGTCCGGCCAGCACGTCACCGAGTCCGTCTTCGCCTCGGCCCTGCGCGCCGTCCGTCACTCGGTCCGCGAGACCGGCGGCCATCAGGAGATCATCCGCACCGTCCACCGACGCGGCTACCAGTTCGTCGCCGACGTCACCCCGGTCGCCGAGCCCAAGGACTACGACACCGTCCGGTTCTGCCGGACCAGGGACGGCATCCGACTCGCCTACACCGTCACCGGCGCCGGTCCCCCGCTGATCTCCACCGCCAACTGGCTGACCCATCTCGGCCTCGACCGGCGCGATCCGATGTGGATCCACTGGTACCGCGATCTGATGCGCGAGAGCCGACGCGGGCTGCGCTACGACGAGCGGGGCTGCGGGCTGTCCGACTGGTGCCCGCCATCGGCGTCACCGCAGGTGTGGGTCGAGGACCTCGACACGGTCGCCGACGCCGCCGGATACGACACCTTCGCGATCATCGGTACGGCGCAGGCCGCCGCCACCGCGATCGCCTACGCCGCGCTGCGCCCGGACCGGGTCACCCGGATGGTCCTGATCAGCAGCCACGCCCGGGGCCGGCAGGCCCGCGCCCGCACCGATCTGGACCGCCGGGTCGCCGACGTCGACCTGGACCTGGCCACGGTCGCCTGGCAGTCCGCCGACCCGAGCTTCCTGCGCGCCTACGCCGCCCAGTTCCTGCCCAACGCCGCCCCGGCCGAGTTGGACGCGTACATCGCCTTCACCCGCCGCACCACGTCGCTGGAGAACCTGGTCCGCTTCTTCCAGATGATCACTACAATGGACGTGTTCCCGCTGGCGGGGCAGGTCCGCTGCCCCACGCTGATCCTGCACGCCCGCAACGACCCCCGGGTCCCCGCCTCGAACGCCACGGAACTCGCCGCGCTGATCGACGACAGCCGGTTGGTGCTACTCGACAGCGCCAACCACCTGTTCACCGCGACCGAACCCGCCTGGGCCGAGCTGATCCGCCACGTCGACGACTTCCTCGACGACTGA
- a CDS encoding VOC family protein: MRLNHLGLPVRDPQRSIQFYHHYFGFDLATAQRYPDGTVIIRDADGFDLALHPVEAVGASPPFLHFGFRMPRPEAVRALLDQMGADGVEIIERYEEPAYAAFKCLDPDRHRVEIYWEPPPTAAG, translated from the coding sequence GTGCGACTGAACCACCTCGGCCTGCCGGTGCGCGATCCGCAGCGCAGCATCCAGTTTTACCACCACTACTTCGGCTTCGACCTGGCCACGGCGCAGCGGTACCCGGACGGCACGGTCATCATCCGCGACGCCGACGGTTTCGACCTCGCACTCCACCCAGTTGAGGCGGTCGGCGCGTCACCGCCGTTCCTGCACTTCGGCTTCCGCATGCCACGACCCGAGGCGGTCCGCGCACTGCTCGACCAGATGGGAGCCGACGGCGTCGAGATCATCGAGCGGTACGAGGAACCGGCGTACGCCGCCTTCAAGTGCCTGGACCCGGACCGTCACCGGGTAGAGATCTACTGGGAGCCTCCGCCGACGGCCGCAGGCTGA
- a CDS encoding glycoside hydrolase family 6 protein, with amino-acid sequence MAIPAILLGAPAAHADPISQTSGFYVDPNSSPARWAAANPGDGRAAAIRSEIGQKPMARWFGNWSGDIWSAVGSYVGAADAVDKLPLLVAYNLPGRDACGGHSGGGAGSIAAYDAWAASFASAIGGRPAVVVLEPDSLGDFNCMSQAQINDRVGMLSRAVGQFRSKAPNTWVYIDAGNPRWVDAQTMAQRLNMAGVANARGFALNVSNYITTGENTNYGNQVASALQRFGYRKPYVIDTSRNGNGSNGQWCNPGGRRIGTPSRLGGGAEMLLWLKTPGESDGNCGVGGGSSAGQFLPEVAYKMIYGY; translated from the coding sequence TTGGCGATCCCCGCGATCCTGCTCGGGGCACCTGCTGCGCACGCGGATCCGATCAGCCAGACCAGCGGCTTCTACGTCGACCCCAATTCGAGCCCGGCGCGGTGGGCGGCCGCGAACCCGGGTGACGGACGCGCCGCCGCCATCCGAAGTGAGATCGGGCAGAAGCCGATGGCCAGATGGTTCGGCAACTGGAGCGGCGACATCTGGAGCGCGGTCGGGAGCTACGTGGGAGCCGCAGACGCTGTCGACAAGCTTCCGCTGCTGGTGGCCTACAACCTTCCCGGCCGAGACGCATGTGGCGGTCACTCCGGTGGCGGCGCCGGTAGCATCGCCGCCTACGACGCGTGGGCCGCCTCCTTCGCCTCCGCCATCGGTGGCCGTCCTGCCGTGGTAGTCCTCGAACCGGACTCCCTGGGTGACTTCAACTGCATGAGCCAGGCGCAGATCAACGACCGGGTGGGCATGCTCTCGCGCGCCGTCGGCCAGTTCCGGTCCAAGGCGCCCAACACCTGGGTCTACATCGACGCCGGCAATCCTCGCTGGGTCGACGCCCAGACGATGGCGCAGCGGCTCAACATGGCCGGGGTTGCCAACGCGCGCGGCTTCGCGCTGAACGTCTCGAACTACATCACCACCGGTGAGAACACCAACTACGGCAATCAGGTCGCCTCCGCCCTGCAGAGGTTCGGATACCGCAAGCCGTACGTGATCGACACCAGTCGCAACGGCAACGGCTCCAACGGTCAATGGTGCAACCCCGGCGGCCGCCGGATCGGGACCCCGAGCCGGCTGGGTGGCGGCGCGGAAATGCTGCTGTGGCTCAAGACACCGGGCGAGTCCGATGGCAACTGTGGAGTCGGTGGCGGCTCCAGCGCCGGGCAGTTCCTGCCCGAGGTCGCCTACAAGATGATCTACGGTTACTAG
- a CDS encoding LacI family DNA-binding transcriptional regulator: MAPQRLRRQPTLDEVAERAGVSRSAASRVINKAPYVSHATRAAVERAIKELGYLPNRTARALATQRTGIVALAVSHDDPELFADPFFAQIIVGVSAALEETDLHLLLCLASSVQGRSRLTNLLHTRGVDGIMLMALHGDDPLTHIVRRAGLPAVYGGRPLNFEPQWYVDSDNLGGARLATEHLIGLGRTRIVTITGPRSTDVGRARHRGYQEAMIMAGLAPYATAEGDFTEAGGAAAMKSLLDSHPDLDAVFAASDNTAVGALHVLTDAGRSVPADVAVVGFDNLGTAERTDPPLTTVHQSVQALGSEMARMLVELIAGHEPPSIILPTKLVLRGSA, encoded by the coding sequence ATGGCACCGCAGAGGCTCAGGCGGCAACCGACCCTCGACGAGGTAGCCGAGCGCGCTGGCGTGTCACGGTCCGCCGCGTCCCGAGTCATCAACAAGGCGCCGTACGTCAGCCACGCCACGCGCGCCGCCGTGGAGCGCGCCATCAAGGAGCTGGGCTATCTCCCCAACCGCACCGCCCGTGCCCTCGCCACCCAACGGACGGGGATCGTCGCGCTGGCGGTCTCCCATGACGATCCCGAGCTGTTCGCCGACCCGTTCTTTGCCCAAATCATCGTCGGCGTGTCCGCAGCGCTGGAGGAAACCGACCTTCACCTGCTGCTGTGCCTTGCCAGTTCCGTACAGGGCCGGTCCCGGCTGACCAACCTGCTGCACACGCGCGGTGTCGACGGCATCATGCTGATGGCGCTGCACGGCGACGATCCGCTGACGCACATCGTGCGGCGGGCCGGCCTGCCCGCAGTGTACGGCGGCCGGCCATTGAATTTCGAACCACAGTGGTACGTCGACTCGGACAACCTCGGCGGCGCCCGATTGGCCACCGAACATCTCATCGGCCTCGGCCGCACCCGGATCGTCACCATCACCGGCCCCAGGTCCACCGATGTTGGCCGTGCTCGACATCGCGGCTACCAGGAAGCCATGATCATGGCTGGACTGGCCCCGTACGCGACGGCGGAAGGCGACTTCACCGAGGCCGGCGGTGCCGCAGCGATGAAGTCACTGCTCGACAGCCACCCCGACCTCGACGCCGTCTTCGCCGCCAGCGACAACACCGCAGTGGGCGCCCTACACGTCCTCACCGACGCCGGCCGGTCCGTGCCTGCCGACGTGGCGGTGGTGGGCTTCGACAACCTCGGCACAGCCGAACGAACCGATCCGCCGTTGACCACCGTGCACCAGTCGGTCCAGGCCCTGGGCAGTGAAATGGCCCGGATGCTCGTCGAGCTCATCGCGGGACACGAACCCCCGTCCATCATCCTGCCCACGAAGTTGGTGCTACGCGGCTCGGCATGA
- a CDS encoding DUF5753 domain-containing protein: protein MTGPTVVRRQLGRRLRRLREEACRTEQEVERAKVCSRTTLWRIENGKFPVKMNTVRGLCWFYGADPETTDALTRLAAACDEQGWWESHGDAVPDWFRLYLGLEAAATEIQLYDPELVHGLLQTPDYMRAVFRAADRQASEQQIERLVSLRLDRQISYYDRAEPARIVAVLGAGALAREVGGSAVMAEQRAHLASVGRRVRVEIRVFPWSAGAHAAMVSPFILLDFADPDDPDIAYVESHVGARYLERPEELSEYRRIFREVREQSIPIEEHLR from the coding sequence GTGACCGGACCGACTGTGGTGCGCCGCCAACTGGGGCGGCGACTGCGCCGACTACGCGAGGAGGCTTGCCGCACCGAGCAGGAAGTGGAGCGGGCTAAAGTCTGTTCGCGTACGACGTTGTGGCGCATCGAGAACGGCAAGTTCCCGGTCAAGATGAACACCGTACGCGGCCTCTGCTGGTTCTACGGAGCGGACCCGGAGACGACGGACGCACTGACCCGGCTCGCCGCCGCGTGTGACGAGCAGGGCTGGTGGGAGTCGCACGGCGACGCCGTGCCGGACTGGTTCCGCTTGTACCTCGGCCTCGAAGCCGCCGCCACCGAGATCCAGCTTTATGATCCGGAGCTGGTACACGGTTTACTCCAGACTCCTGACTACATGCGAGCCGTGTTCCGGGCCGCCGACCGGCAGGCGTCCGAGCAGCAGATCGAGCGGCTGGTGTCGCTGCGGCTGGACCGGCAAATCTCCTACTACGACCGGGCCGAGCCGGCCCGGATAGTCGCGGTCCTCGGTGCCGGTGCCCTCGCCCGTGAGGTGGGCGGCTCGGCGGTGATGGCCGAGCAACGCGCCCACCTGGCCAGCGTCGGTCGACGGGTGCGGGTGGAGATCCGGGTTTTTCCCTGGTCCGCCGGTGCCCACGCCGCGATGGTCAGCCCGTTCATCCTGCTCGACTTCGCCGACCCGGACGATCCTGACATCGCGTACGTTGAGTCCCATGTGGGCGCTCGCTACCTGGAGCGTCCGGAGGAGCTGTCGGAGTACCGTCGGATTTTCCGAGAGGTCCGCGAGCAGTCGATCCCGATCGAGGAGCACCTGCGATGA